A portion of the Pomacea canaliculata isolate SZHN2017 linkage group LG13, ASM307304v1, whole genome shotgun sequence genome contains these proteins:
- the LOC112554509 gene encoding LOW QUALITY PROTEIN: uncharacterized protein LOC112554509 (The sequence of the model RefSeq protein was modified relative to this genomic sequence to represent the inferred CDS: inserted 1 base in 1 codon) has translation HAKSRQLLWPSHPHSFRFPLGNLVLVAAAFFTACSPTRLITAFKHASIACFTSQTFFSIQTSYLPAIRNTWHRYQERKMAGDGRCDSTGHCAKYGSYTLMDADIGVMHIEQIQQIHKHSCISKRPLGRLKSITVQELRKLWQCQYIVDTAFKCEQSNQVKNSHALKLEELKKGLQKLKDKVTVXLITDCHASIKK, from the exons CATGCCAAGTcaagacagctcctgtggccatcCCACCCACACTCTTTCAGGTTTCCTTTGGGGAACCTTGTTTTGGTAGCAGCAGCCTTTTTTACAGCCTGCTCACCAACAAGGCTTATTACAGCTTTTAAGCATGCAAGCATTGCATGTTTTACCAGCCAAACATTTTTTAGCATTCAGACATCCTACCTCCCTGCTATCCGCAATACATGGCATAGATACCAGGAGAGGAAGATGGCAGGGGACGGGAGATGTGATTCAACTGGCCATTGTGCTAAATATGGAAGCTATACCTTGATGGATGCAGACATCGGAGTGATGCACATTGAGCAAATACAG caaatacacaaacacagttgTATCTCAAAACGTCCACTTGGTCGATTGAAATCCATAACTGTGCaggaattaagaaaattatggcAATGTCAATACATTGTTGACACTGCTTTTAAATGCGAACAGAGCAATCAagtgaaaaattcacatgctcTGAAACTTGAGGAATTAAAAAAGGGACTACAAAAACTGAAAGATAAGGTGACAG ATTTGATCACAGACTGCCATGCCAGTATTAAAAAGTAG
- the LOC112553585 gene encoding P2X purinoceptor 7-like, which produces MAMSNIKPYQFEPIASAHTDIDCTSSEDEEDVAAGEGQSRVSDWCICEHCEEWPQQKEDEKICCRLYSEIEDHLEEDQMCITSHEGMAGNCLSRFVIDSTIVLIKQLNMKKWREDYLQTEPHKTYRHVAYCNFVRWIWRKTGKKNRKILPACVVAAISKKFPSEEFASFKYAL; this is translated from the exons ATGGCTATGAGTAATATCAAACCATATCAGTTTGAACCaattgcatcagctcacactgacatcgactgcacatcctcggaggacgaggaagaTGTTGCAGCAGGCGAAGGACAAAGCAG agtttcagactggtgcatttgcgagcattgtgaggaatggccacaacagaaagaagatgaaaaaatatgttgcCGTTTGTATTCAGAAATAGAAGATCATTTAGAGGAGGACCAGATGTGCATTACCAGCCATGAAGGCATGGCTGGAAATTGTTTGTCAAG GTTTGTTATTGATTCCACCATAGTGCTCATAAAGCAGCTTAATATGAAAAAATGGCGAGAAGACTATTTGCAAACAGAACCACACAA aacatacagacatgtggcttacTGTAACTTTGTGCGGTGGATATGGCgcaagacaggaaagaaaaacagaaaaatcttgcCTGCTTGTGTTGTTGCAGCGATCAGCAAAAAATTTCCATCTGAGGAGTTTGCTAGCTTCAAATATGCTTTATAA